The sequence CAGCCGTGCCTCACGCGATTCGGAAATAACCGTCATGCGCACATCCGGATTGCCGTTATGGCGCATCTTCATGCCCCTTTTTGTAGCGGCCTTAGGGGTATCGGTTGTTGATTTTGCCATTCAGGAACTTGTGATGCCGAACTCACAGGAAGCCTTTCAAAAGTTATTCTATCGAATGCAATATCTTCAACCTGAACCCAATATTCGCCCAAATATCATGTTCCAAATCGACAATTATGGCTTCAGTATCGGTGAGTCCAACCGACAGAAAGACCAAATTAACATGCAGGACATCACAATTTTACAAAAGACAGAAAGGGGCAGTTTGACACTCATCAAAGCTAAATCCGGTCTTTATGATGCGGGTAAATGGTCGCTAAACGATGTCTGGGTGCATCAAGTCGATTCCGAAGGCAACATCATGACCGCGCGGCCAAAAAAAGTTGTGCTCAATCTTCGCGCCGATTTCGGCCAGTTCTATACCCCGCCCTTTGCTGAAGCGCTGACAATGCATGACCTTGCAAAGCGCATCGCACAAAAGAAGCATCAACGCTTGGATACACAATCAGATGAAGTCAACTTCCATTCCAAAGTATCCGTCCCGATGGCCTGTTTCGTTTTGGCGCTTATTAGCCCCATTCTAGCTTTACTTTTCTCAAGAAGCGGAAGCTTTGTCGGCGTCCTTCTCTCGATTATATTAGTATTCGTCTATTGGAACACTTTATTGCTTTTCGTAAAAATCTTAGGAACCTACGGCCTCCTCCCCCCCGCCCTATCCGCCTGGTCACCAAACCTGTTATTCGGCGGCATAGGCCTCTACCTGCTAAAACGTGCGGATAGGTAGGAGGGAGAGTTGGTACATAGTATATTTTTAGAAATGTCCCCCTTTCAAAGGGGACGATAGGGGGTCTCCGGAACCCTTCGATATGGCCTAACGGCCTACTCAGGGAAGCGGATACTGGGTAGATGATGAGCTGAGAAATATGATAGATTGGCGAAAGACGGAAAGAACAAACGATATTGGGCGATTTGCGAGAGTGATGGCTGCTCTGGTCATTTGTCTATTTATTTTTGCGTCTTTTATATTTGCTAGTAAGGCAACGGCTCAAACCCCTCCATTATTCCCGCCACAGATTGAACCACCTGTCATTCCACAGCTAATCACGTCCACTTCTACCGAAATCTCTCCGCCAACCCGTCCGTCAGAGCGAGAGCTTATTATTGAAAATGCCGATGATTTCTTCTCTGAAGGCGATCAGCAACGAATTGAAGGGAATGTTTTACTTCGATGGACTGATTATCTGCTCAAAGCTGACAAAGTGCTCGGCAATAGTCGAACTCAACAATTCACTTTTACGGGAAATGTCGCTATCACAGGCGGTGGACAAACGACCACTGGGGATGAGATGTTCATCAACCTACGCTCACAGCAATGGCATTTCCTACGCGGCACTTCAGTCGTTACCCCAGCATTACTGAGAGGCAGCCTCTTATCCGAACTTTACATAAAAGGAGAACAGATCGAAGGAAGCCGCAATCGTGTAATCACACAAAGCGCCAACGCCACCACCTGCGGCAATCCAATTCCGGATTTCCAATTAGTCTCCAAATCAATCGATTTCTGGGCTGACCGCAGGCTTATCTTAAGACACACTGAATTAAAAATCAAAGATCGCACCCTATTAACCCTTCCGTATATCGTCGTCCCTCTACAAGGCGCCCGTTATCGAGGGATTTTGCCTGAAATCGGCCAATCAGTTTATGAAGGTTTTTATGCAAAATCTGCCTTCGGATATGTTCTTGCGCCTCGGTCTTATGGCAACTTGCGAGTAGATCTGATGGAGAAAAATGGATTTGGTCTCGGGTTTGATCACCAATATAAATTCGCAAACGTGAACGGAACAGCAAATGTATATTTTTTAGCTAACCAGATCAGTGGCGGGCAAGACCTGACTGCCTATTGGAGCAATTCGCAAAAGATAGGTAGCCTGCTGCTAGATTTCCGCACCGACTACCGGCAAAATATCTATAATCAATTCCCGACAAATACTTCTTGGAATAACACTATTAATTTAACGCTTCCACAGGGAGGCAATACCACCCGGCTTGTTGCTCGAACTTTTCAAAATACTTCCTCCAACTTCAACAGCGACAACAACACTGTTACCCTTACAGACACGCGCCGTTTCGGTCGTAACTTTCGCTGGAATATAGATTTAAGCTATCAAGATAGTTCCAGCGCATCCAGCTACTTTTCGACTAAGCGGCAGGAAGTTGATACCAGAGCTCTTTTTAGCTACAATCAGCGTGCTTTCGATGCAGATTTGAATGTAACCAAGTTTACACCAATCGGCAGCAGCACAGGGTTTTTTGCAGGATTAGAACGAACCCCTGAACTTACCCTTAAAAGTGATGCCCAACGACTTTTTGGCGAGCGTTTCGTTCGACAATGGCTGCCATTCAGCATCGGGATGGGTTTCGGCCAATTCTCAGAACCAAGCTCGGATGTGCAGACAGAGCGATATAATTTCGAATGGCAATCCTCAAGTTATAGCAACCGTGACCAAGGTTTTGGCCTTAGTTATAACACTAACTTCAAACAATCAGTCTACGGGGACGGCACTGCTCAATATCAGCTTCAAGGCGACTTTGAAAGTCGATACTATTGGACTAAAAAATCGGGACTATCCGTGCGTTATAACTATCTTCGGCCTTATGGCTTCACGCCTTTCTTTTTCGATCGTTCGGGATCTTATAATCTTTTATACGCCAGTTTAGATACGCAAATTATCAGAGGTCTCACGCTCCAAATTCAGTCCGGCTACGACTTACTTGCTGCTGATAATCAATCCGACCCATATCAGCTCACTTCGATTAATGCGGTTTGGCAGCCTGCAAAATGGTTCCGCGCTCGCGCTACCGCCAATTTTGATCCCAATACCGATCGTTTCACCAATGCCAACTTCGATCTAGCCTGGCTAGCGGGTGCAACTCGAGTTAATTTAGCTGCCCGATTCGACCCTCGAAGGGAAAAACTCTCTAGCGCCTATTTACGGGTAGATGCGCTCAAGTGGGGGCGGCTTCGTGTTCAAACGGCCCTGCGTTACGATGGTTTCCTTGATGCGTTCACTTCGCAGCAGTACATGTTCACCTATGACTTGCACTGCATTGAGCTCATCGGACGCTATATCGATAACCCCTTCGGCTTCCGCCGAGACCGCGATATTTCATTCTTCATTCGCGTTAAGGCTTTCCCGCTCTTCAATCGCTTTGGCTTCGGCCAACAAGGCGATGCCATCGGCTACGGCATGAGCGACCAGTTCTAAGTAATTGACTGAACATTTTTGATATTATAATGTAACCGGACTTGTTTGCAGTAGTATTTAAGGAGAGATCAGATGGAGGTGGCGAATTTGAGTTTGCAAACGGTGCAAAAACGATATGGCATCAGCGCAGATGATATGATCGAACTGTATAAAAAAATGTTGATCATAAGGCGCATCGAAGAATCGTGTCAGCTTGCTTATGACCGTGATAAGGTTGGCGGCTATATGCACCTTTTTGTCGGTCAAGAAGCGCTTGCAGTAGGATTTATCGCTGCTATTCGACCGGATGATTATGTTCTCGCTGGCTATCGCGATCACGCCTATGCGCTCACCCTCGGAATGACTCCCGAAAAGATGATGGCTGAATTGTTTGGGCGTGCCACTGGTTGCTCGAAGGGGAAAGGCGGCTCAATGCACATTTTCGATAAAGAGCACAATTTCCTGGGCGGTTACGGCATTGTAGCTGGCCACATCCCCATTGCAACTGGCGTTGCGTTTGCTTCAAAGTATCGAAAGTCTGACCAAGTCACCCTCTGCTTCTTCGGCGATGGTGCGATGAATGCCGGTGTCTTCCACGAATCAGCAAATATGGCCGGCCTTTGGAAATTGCCAGTTGTCTATGTTATCGAAAATAACTTATACGCATTAGGCACATCAGTTGAGCGAGCAACAGCGCAACCAGAACTCTATAAACGCGCCGATGCCTATGGGATGCCTGGCAAGCGAATAGATGCGATGGACGTTTTAAATGTTCGTAAAGAGGCGCAGGAAGCAGTTGATTACGTACGAGCAGGGAATGGGCCGATAATGATCGAAGCGATGACCTACCGTCTTGTTGGACACGGTGTTGCAGATAAACCGGCGCTGCAGTCTTATCGATCTCAAGATGAAGTCTCCGAATGGCGCACCCATGACCCGATCCCTGCCCTTGGGAAATTGCTGGTAGATGAAAATATTCTCGACAACGACAAGCTCAACGAACTGGACGTACAGGCGAAGCAGATTGCAAGTCAAGCCTATGAATTTGCCGATAAAAGCCCCGAACCGCCACTTAGCGAACTATTTACCGATGTTTATACCGACATGAAGCCGGAGGGTCACGAACGATGGCAGTAATGACTTACCGAGAAGCGCTCAATCTGGCGATGCGCGAGGAAATGGATCGAGATGAGAATGTGTTCCTCATCGGCGAAGATATTGGAATCTATCAGGGAACCTATCGTGTGACGGCGGGCCTTTATGAAAAATATGGCCCCAACCGAGTGTGGGATTCTCCTATTTCAGAACCGGGTGTGGTAGGACTGGCAACAGGTTCAGCGATGGTCGGTTTGCGCCCTGTTATCGAGATGATGACATTCAGTTTTGCAATTCTTGCCCTCGACCAGACAATGAACCATGCCGCCAAAATGCTTTCTATGTCAGGCGGACAGTTTAATGTGCCGATGGTAATTAGAGGGCCGGCAGGGGCTGGGCGTCAGCTTTCAGCGCAGCATACCCACAGCCTTGAATCATGGTTTGCCCACTGCCCTGGCTTGAAAGTCGTGATGCCTTTCACTCCAGCCGATGCCAAGGGCATGCTCAAAACAGCCATTCGAGATGATAATCCGGTTATTTTCATGGAACACGGCTGGCTTTATGGCGTGCGGGGAGAAGTGCCGGAGGATCCGGAGTTTTTGGTTCCGTTCGGGGTGGCCTCAATTCAAAAAGAGGGCAGTGATGTTACGATTATCGCCTATTCGCGCATGGTGATTGAGGCGATGAAAGCGGCTGAAAGGCTTGAAAACCAGGGAATTCATGCGGAAGTGATTGACCTTCGCTCAATTCTGCCACTTGATGATGAGGCGATTTATAGTTCAATTAAGAAGACCCATCGTGCGGTAGTGGTTCAGGAAGAATGGCGAAATGTGGGGTTTGCGGCGGAGATTTCAGCGCGAATTCAAGAGAACTGTTTCGATGAGTTGGATGCCCCGGTTGAGCGCGTGTGCGGCTTAAATGTACCCACGCCTTATGCTCGCAATCTCGATAAACTAGTATTCCCTGTCGAGCAGGACATTTTTAATGCGGCGATGAAGGTTTTGGCTTAAGGAGAGGTTCATGACGGAAGTAATAATGACAAAAATGGGCGATGCCATGGAAGAAGGCACGCTGCTTAAATGGCGTAAGGGGGAGAATGAATCTGTTCAGGAAGGTGAACCCATCGCCGATATTCAAACCGATAAGGCAAACGTTGAGTTAGTTGCGCCTGCGAGCGGTCTTCTGGTGAATCTCAAAGTAAAAGAAGGCGATACAGTCCCTGTTGGTGTAGTCATAGCCTATGTTGCCGTAGAAGGCGAATCCCTTACCTCACTCACCGAACAAGATAAACTTCAACCGAAAGGATTTGAATTCATTTCCAAAAGCGATTCTTCAACAGAACGCATAAAAGCTTCGCCCATTGCTCGGAAAATAGCTTCTGAAAAAGGGATTAATCTAGCGCAAGTTCAAGGTTCAGGCCCTGGAGGCCGTATTGTTGAACGCGACATAGAGCAATATATCAAAACCCACCAAGAACAAGTTCCCGCACTACCACCTCAAGGGATGCCTGCAGGGCTAGTTCCCGGTGAGCCTATTGAGTTAACTCGAACTCGGCGATTAATCGCTCAGCGAACGACAGTTTCTAAGCAGACTGTTCCTCACTTTCATGTCACTAGTAAAATCGATATGGAAGCACTGCTCGCTTTACGGGAAAAATTAAATTCAGGCGAGAATGCCCTGAAGCTATCTATCAACGATTTCATTATCAAAGCATGCGCTGTTGCAATCACCAAGTTCCCACAAGTCAACTCGGTGTATCTGAATGACAAACTTATACCTATTTTAAATGTAAATATTGGTGTGATGGTTGCCATACCCGACGGCCTGGTCGTACCGGTATTAAAAGAATGCGAGAAGAAATCACTCCGAACAATAGCTACCGAAGCAAAAGTATTATTCGATAAGGCTCGCGAAGGAACACTCAGTCTAAACGAGATGACCGGCAGCACTTTCGGTCTTTCTAACCTGGGGATGTTCGATGTGGATGAATTCTCAGCAATTATCTTTCCCCCAAACGCCGCCATTTTAGCCATTGCCACCGCCAAGAAAGTACCGGTTGTTCTGGAAGATGGCGCCATAACCGCCCGCACACGAATGAAAGTAACCCTTTCAGTCGATCACCGCGTTCTAGACGGTGTAATCGGCGCCCAGTTCCTCAAAGAAATCAAAACCCTCCTAGAAAATCCTGTTAGTTTAGTGGTGTAAATACGCGCACTACGTACTACGAGCTATTCCCAGCATTGTGGATAGCTCATCTTTAAAGACAGCGTAACAGAGAGGACAACCGGTAAGTTGGGTGGACTTTAATTGATCGACGGTAAGGCCGCAAGAGGGACACGAGTCGGGATTAGCTGAAGCATCGGCTAATAAGAGAGTAATCGTAGCTAAACCGAAAGGGGTGGCATGGTTATCGGCGCAAGGGGCGCATGACGGTTGCGGAGCATTCTCACCTACTCGAACACTCACACAGGCCAATGCGCCGCAACGCCAACACTTTAAAGGTTGAGGATCAGACTTTGACGCCATCACTTTGAGTAAGCTCGCGGAAAGCGGCGAGTATTCGACGCGAGATTGAACCGAACTTGCCGTCCGCAATAACCCTCCCATCCACTTTAGTCGAGCAGATGAGTTCAGCAGCAGTCCCGGTAAGAAAAACCTCATCCGCTGTATAAACATCAAATAGGGTCATCAAACGTTCTTCGACAGGAATGCTGAGTTTTTTGGCGAGTTTGATAACACTCGCTCGCGTGATGCCGCCAAGGATACCTGCGTAAATCGGCGGAGTCATCAACACACCATCTTTGATAACGAAAATATTATCTCCCGTCGCCTCGGCCACATAGCCATCGAGAGTGAGCATGAGTCCCTCGCCGGCGCCTTGCCGAGTGGCTTCAATCTTTGCCTGGATATTGCTCACATAGCGTCCAATCGTCTTTAGGCGAGGTTCAAGGCACTGGGGCGGAAAGACTCTGGTAGAAACCGTCACCATATCAAGCCCTGTCTCATACATCTCCTGAGGATAAAGGGACAAATTCGACACTGCAACCATCATATTGGCAGACCCACTAAGGTTTCGTGGGTCCAATCCCAACCCACTTCCGCGTGTAACATTCACACGAACGTATGCGGTTTCGTTGGTTGCATTGGCCGCTTTGACGGTATCTAAGATAGCCTGCTTGAAATCTCCTTGAGATAAGCTTACATCCAAGGCAAGCATCTGGGCTCCGGCATAAAGCCTATCCAAATGCTCGTCTACCTTGAAAACTCGACCGTTATAAACCCGAATTCCCTCAAATACTCCATCGCCATAAAGGTGGCCATGGTCAAATACGTTTACGCTTGCCTGCTCAAGAGGCATTATTTTTCCGTTGTAATAAACAGTTTGATTCACAGATTCAGCTCCCTCATTCATTTTATGATAGCACAGCAATATCACCGGAGGCAAACCCTAATAGACTTAATACCCTCCACATCATCAAGATTATTCACTCAGCTATGAGAGATTAAAATTTCTCTGTTCTCTAAAACTAGCCTATTTCAGTTCAAATTATAACTTCACTCACCCTTATCATGCCTGCCTATTTAGCTACGCTACAGGCTTATTTGTAACTAAAGTGGTATCATTTTAGGATATACATGGAGGTTGCTTATGACGCTGGAAGGCAAAAAGGGTGTAGTGTTTGGAGTAGCGAATCACCGAAGCATCGCTTGGGCTATCGCAAAGGCCGCAAATGATGCCGGTGCGGAGTTGGCAATTACCTACCAAAGTGAACGTTTAGTTGACAATGCAAAAAAGCTGGCGAATGAACTTAAAGGCAAACGTTCGTTCCAATGCGATCTCAATAACGATCAAGATATAACCTCAGTCCGTGAATATCTGGCCAAAGAATTTGGTAAAATCGATTTCATCGCTCACTGCGTCGCATATGCCCCAAAAGAGGATTTAGCAGGACGATTTGTTGATACCTCTCGAAACGGGTTCAAATTAGCAATGGAAACTTCCGTATACAGCTTCGTCGCAGCCGCAAAAGGGCTTGAGCCAATCCTAACCGACAATGCCAGTTTAATTACATTGACATATCTAGGCAGCGAACGGGTGATGAAGAATTATAACGTTATGGGCGTAGCCAAAGCTGCTCTCGAAGCGAGTATGCGCTATATGGCTTACGATCTCGGCCCTAAAGGTATTCGAGTTAATGCTCTCTCACCCGGCCCAATCAATACCTTAGCTGCACGTGGTGTCTCCGGCTTCACCAAGATACTAAGTACTGTCGAAGAGCACGCTCCTCTTAAAAGAAACGTCGAGCAAGAGGATATTGGAAATACCGCCGTCTTCTTCTTCAGCGACGCCGCACGAAACATCTCAGGAGAAGTCCTCTACATCGATGCCGGTTATAAAATTGTTGGCGTATAGCTATAATTCATATCCCCTCTCTTTTGATCAATGAGAGGAAGGCTTTGAACTCACTTACCTAATGAGTACTGGCATATTTACCGATAATCTACTAAAATAGATAGTGTAGCTTGGACTGATTTTTTGCTCTCAGCGGACATAAATATGATAGCGATTGAAATTGTGTTTCGTCTAAGCTTAGTGAATCGGAAGGACTGTGTGAATAATGTTTCGTAAAGCGCTGCTTCTTTTCTTGGTTGGGGTTGTACTTACCTCACCCAACTACGGGTTGACACTAAAAGAATATCTCATCGCTCGAGCACAACATCGCGTAACCGGCGCGGTCACTCTTGATGCGCCTGAAACTGTCACCACCGATCGCACCTTCGAGATTTGCGCCACGGTTAAAGGTTCCGCATCTGGCGGCCTTGGCAACATTACAGTCATGCTCGAAATGGCTGATGGCCGCAGTCTTATTGCTCAAACATCGAACGTTCCCGATTGGATGGACACCGGTTTAGTCAAAGCTAGATGTTTGATTTATGTCCAGCGCAAAAACGAATTAGAATCCCCAAATTACCTCATGCTCATGGCTATTCCCGATCAGCAGGTTGCTGCATGGGAAAAAACTCATCAGCTAAAGCCCTCTGTTGCTATTAAGAATTCACAAAAGAACAACTCAAAACCTCGCTATACTAATGTACGAGCCGATTCGGAATTAGCCAGTCGAGGTTATACGAGTTGGAATGTCTCCCAAAAGGAAGCCTATCCACTTTATTCCCAATTCATTTCCAAGGTGAATTCTCGCCTCTCAAAAGATGAGGTTGACAAAATCACCAAGAGTATTTTGCAATTTAGCGTGCAATATGGCGTTGATGCCCGCTTAATCGTTGCCATGGTTATCGCAGAATCTCGATTCAATCCGAAAGCCACTTCACGCGCCGGAGCTATGGGATTGGGACAGTTAATGCCGGGCACCGCGAGAGGATTGGGAGTAAGCAATCCTTACGACTCAGAGCAAAATCTTGAAGGCGCGATACGGCTTCTTAGCGGCCATATGCAAAGCTACGGCGGTTCTCCACAGTGCATGAGTTGGAAGCAGATTCAACTAGCGATGGCAGCCTATAATGCAGGTGCCAAAGCCGTTGCAAAGTATGGCGGCGTTCCCCCCTACCAAGAAACACAAAACTACACCCGCAGAGTTATTTCGATCTATAAGAAACTATGTGGAATAAATGATTAGATGGCAAATAAGCCATAAAACCATCCACAGTGTTGGCAATTCTTGCTTCTGAATTTCGTAAGATAAGAATAGTTGAAGACTATTCTTTATTGGAAATTCCACGGAGGCAGCATGAAAATCGGAATTATCTCAGACTCGCACGATCATCTTACATATGTCAAACAAGCGGTTGATATCATGAATGAACGCATGATCGACAGTGTGCTTCATGCCGGTGACTATGTTGCGCCATTCGTGATTAATGAATTCGCTCGGTTAAAAGCTCCCCTACACGGAATCTATGGCAACAATGATGGTGAGCGTGTTGGACTGAGTATAAAGTTCAAGCAGATTGGCAGCATTCAGGTACAACCGCTATTCATAGAACTAGCCGGAAAACAAATCGCGATGGTTCACGAGCCTGAACTGGTTGCCTCACTAGCCTCTAGTGGGCGATATAACCTTATTATCTACGGACATACTCATCAATTGGAGACAACAAAAGGCAACCCGCTTATTATTAACCCTGGAGAGCTTTGTGGCTGGCTGACGGGTAAAGCCACTTGCGTTATTTTGGACCTCGATACTATGGAACCGGAAGTCATTACGCTTTGAAATATCTCTTTTTATTAGCCCTGTTAACTCTTCATCTAGGAGCCATTGCTTTCTTCCCTGTCGGTTTTTATGATGCTTGTCTGCCATCAAGTCCCGACGTTGAACAAAGATTGGCGCG is a genomic window of bacterium containing:
- a CDS encoding LptF/LptG family permease, whose product is MRTLDRYLLKESFVPFCIGTFAVVIMLLGGILYDNAGTFFGRNVPIVAVAQLLLYRIPYLLVLTLPAGTVVAVSLVISRASRDSEITVMRTSGLPLWRIFMPLFVAALGVSVVDFAIQELVMPNSQEAFQKLFYRMQYLQPEPNIRPNIMFQIDNYGFSIGESNRQKDQINMQDITILQKTERGSLTLIKAKSGLYDAGKWSLNDVWVHQVDSEGNIMTARPKKVVLNLRADFGQFYTPPFAEALTMHDLAKRIAQKKHQRLDTQSDEVNFHSKVSVPMACFVLALISPILALLFSRSGSFVGVLLSIILVFVYWNTLLLFVKILGTYGLLPPALSAWSPNLLFGGIGLYLLKRADR
- the pdhA gene encoding pyruvate dehydrogenase (acetyl-transferring) E1 component subunit alpha — protein: MEVANLSLQTVQKRYGISADDMIELYKKMLIIRRIEESCQLAYDRDKVGGYMHLFVGQEALAVGFIAAIRPDDYVLAGYRDHAYALTLGMTPEKMMAELFGRATGCSKGKGGSMHIFDKEHNFLGGYGIVAGHIPIATGVAFASKYRKSDQVTLCFFGDGAMNAGVFHESANMAGLWKLPVVYVIENNLYALGTSVERATAQPELYKRADAYGMPGKRIDAMDVLNVRKEAQEAVDYVRAGNGPIMIEAMTYRLVGHGVADKPALQSYRSQDEVSEWRTHDPIPALGKLLVDENILDNDKLNELDVQAKQIASQAYEFADKSPEPPLSELFTDVYTDMKPEGHERWQ
- a CDS encoding alpha-ketoacid dehydrogenase subunit beta, translating into MAVMTYREALNLAMREEMDRDENVFLIGEDIGIYQGTYRVTAGLYEKYGPNRVWDSPISEPGVVGLATGSAMVGLRPVIEMMTFSFAILALDQTMNHAAKMLSMSGGQFNVPMVIRGPAGAGRQLSAQHTHSLESWFAHCPGLKVVMPFTPADAKGMLKTAIRDDNPVIFMEHGWLYGVRGEVPEDPEFLVPFGVASIQKEGSDVTIIAYSRMVIEAMKAAERLENQGIHAEVIDLRSILPLDDEAIYSSIKKTHRAVVVQEEWRNVGFAAEISARIQENCFDELDAPVERVCGLNVPTPYARNLDKLVFPVEQDIFNAAMKVLA
- a CDS encoding dihydrolipoamide acetyltransferase family protein, producing the protein MTEVIMTKMGDAMEEGTLLKWRKGENESVQEGEPIADIQTDKANVELVAPASGLLVNLKVKEGDTVPVGVVIAYVAVEGESLTSLTEQDKLQPKGFEFISKSDSSTERIKASPIARKIASEKGINLAQVQGSGPGGRIVERDIEQYIKTHQEQVPALPPQGMPAGLVPGEPIELTRTRRLIAQRTTVSKQTVPHFHVTSKIDMEALLALREKLNSGENALKLSINDFIIKACAVAITKFPQVNSVYLNDKLIPILNVNIGVMVAIPDGLVVPVLKECEKKSLRTIATEAKVLFDKAREGTLSLNEMTGSTFGLSNLGMFDVDEFSAIIFPPNAAILAIATAKKVPVVLEDGAITARTRMKVTLSVDHRVLDGVIGAQFLKEIKTLLENPVSLVV
- the ilvE gene encoding branched-chain-amino-acid transaminase; the encoded protein is MNQTVYYNGKIMPLEQASVNVFDHGHLYGDGVFEGIRVYNGRVFKVDEHLDRLYAGAQMLALDVSLSQGDFKQAILDTVKAANATNETAYVRVNVTRGSGLGLDPRNLSGSANMMVAVSNLSLYPQEMYETGLDMVTVSTRVFPPQCLEPRLKTIGRYVSNIQAKIEATRQGAGEGLMLTLDGYVAEATGDNIFVIKDGVLMTPPIYAGILGGITRASVIKLAKKLSIPVEERLMTLFDVYTADEVFLTGTAAELICSTKVDGRVIADGKFGSISRRILAAFRELTQSDGVKV
- a CDS encoding enoyl-ACP reductase, giving the protein MTLEGKKGVVFGVANHRSIAWAIAKAANDAGAELAITYQSERLVDNAKKLANELKGKRSFQCDLNNDQDITSVREYLAKEFGKIDFIAHCVAYAPKEDLAGRFVDTSRNGFKLAMETSVYSFVAAAKGLEPILTDNASLITLTYLGSERVMKNYNVMGVAKAALEASMRYMAYDLGPKGIRVNALSPGPINTLAARGVSGFTKILSTVEEHAPLKRNVEQEDIGNTAVFFFSDAARNISGEVLYIDAGYKIVGV
- a CDS encoding lytic transglycosylase domain-containing protein, whose protein sequence is MFRKALLLFLVGVVLTSPNYGLTLKEYLIARAQHRVTGAVTLDAPETVTTDRTFEICATVKGSASGGLGNITVMLEMADGRSLIAQTSNVPDWMDTGLVKARCLIYVQRKNELESPNYLMLMAIPDQQVAAWEKTHQLKPSVAIKNSQKNNSKPRYTNVRADSELASRGYTSWNVSQKEAYPLYSQFISKVNSRLSKDEVDKITKSILQFSVQYGVDARLIVAMVIAESRFNPKATSRAGAMGLGQLMPGTARGLGVSNPYDSEQNLEGAIRLLSGHMQSYGGSPQCMSWKQIQLAMAAYNAGAKAVAKYGGVPPYQETQNYTRRVISIYKKLCGIND
- a CDS encoding metallophosphoesterase — protein: MKIGIISDSHDHLTYVKQAVDIMNERMIDSVLHAGDYVAPFVINEFARLKAPLHGIYGNNDGERVGLSIKFKQIGSIQVQPLFIELAGKQIAMVHEPELVASLASSGRYNLIIYGHTHQLETTKGNPLIINPGELCGWLTGKATCVILDLDTMEPEVITL